A part of Bacteroidales bacterium genomic DNA contains:
- a CDS encoding glycosyltransferase, translated as MLAGKPIIYAIEAPGNIVEESGAGISCAAESPGELSGAIMKMKALTPEERAQMGAKGREWIIKNRDYKKLAADFLEAVFENSP; from the coding sequence ATGCTGGCCGGCAAGCCCATTATTTATGCCATCGAAGCGCCCGGCAACATAGTTGAAGAGAGCGGCGCCGGCATCAGTTGCGCTGCTGAATCACCCGGAGAATTATCCGGAGCAATCATGAAAATGAAAGCATTAACTCCGGAAGAAAGAGCACAAATGGGCGCCAAAGGCCGGGAGTGGATCATCAAAAACAGGGATTACAAGAAGCTGGCAGCAGATTTTTTGGAGGCAGTGTTTGAAAACAGTCCATAG